From a region of the Pieris rapae chromosome 22, ilPieRapa1.1, whole genome shotgun sequence genome:
- the LOC110997016 gene encoding beta-1,4-mannosyltransferase egh — MLRGKILHLLHCSFFLAFIFAFLVFAGAINLNEDEKAYIDPIETYGFFGAAILYIFRLLTLLTIPQVLCNFAGLTLFNAFPGKIKLKGSPLLAPFICIRVVTRGDYPKLVTNNVTRNMNTCLDVGLENFIIEVVTDKAINLASHRSVREVVVPADYKTKTGALFKSRALQYCLEDNVNILSDSDWIVHLDEETLLTENSVRGILNFVFDGQHPFGQGLITYANEEVVNWLTTLADSFRVADDMGKLRFQFYTFHKPLFSWKGSYVVTKVSAEKAVSFDNGLDGSVAEDCFFAIKAYKEGYSFNFVEGEMWEKSPFTLWDFMQQRKRWIQGILLVVHSKEIPFFYKVFLGISCYSWVTLPFSTSNMFLAALCPIQCPHILDLIIGFIGAVNIYMYIFGVMKSFPMYRFGPLKFVMCIAGALATIPFNIVIENLAVIWGVLGKKHKFYVVNKEVKTPITV, encoded by the exons ATGTTACGAggaaaaattttacatttactgcacTGTTCCTTTTTTTTGGCATTCATATTTGCCTTTTTGGTTTTTGCGGGtgctattaatttaaatgaagatGAAAAAGCATATATTGATCCCATTGAAACCTATGGGTTTTTTGGAGcagcaattttatatattttcagacTCCTTACATTGTTGACTATACCTCAAGTACTGTGTAATTTTGCTGGATTGACATTGTTTAATGCATTTCctggtaaaattaaattaaagggTTCTCCATTGTTAGCACCATTTATCTGCATAAGAGTTGTGACAAGAGGAGACTATCCTAAATTAGTAACCAACAATGTTACAAGAAATATGAATACTTGTTTGGATGTGGGCTTGGAAAATTTTATCATTGAAGTAGTAACTGATAAAGCTATTAATCTGGCCAGTCATAGAAGTGTCAGGGAAGTAGTTGTACCTGCAGATTATAAGACTAAAACTGGGGCCTTGTTTAAATCAAGAGCATTACAGTACTGTTTGGAGGATAATGTGAATATATTAAGTGATTCTGATTGGATAGTGCATTTGGATGAAGAGACATTGCTTACAGAGAATTCAGTTCgaggaattttaaattttgtctttGATGGTCAACATCCCTTTGGTCAAGGGCTTATTACATATGCTAATGAAGAAGTGGTAAACTGGCTCACAACATTGGCTGACAGTTTTAGAGTGGCTGATGATATGGGAAAACTTAGATTTcagttttatacatttcataaACCACTTTTCAGTTGGAAAGGATCATATGTTGTTACTAAA gTAAGTGCAGAGAAAGCAGTTTCATTTGACAATGGGTTAGATGGTTCTGTGGCCGAGGACTGTTTCTTTGCTATCAAAGCTTATAAAGAGggttattcatttaattttgttgaagGTGAAATGTGGGAAAAATCTCCATTTACTTTATGGGACTTTATGCAGCAGCGGAAAAGGTGGATTCAAGGTATACTTTTAGTAGTTCACTCAAAGGAAATcccctttttttataaagttttcttGGGTATTTCATGTTATTCATGGGTCACACTACCCTTTTCAACTAGTAATATGTTTTTAGCCGCTTTATGTCCAATACAATGTCCTCATATTTTAGACTTAATTATTGGCTTTATAGGTGCAGTCAATATTTACATGTACATATTTGGAGTCATGAAATCTTTTCCTATGTATAGATTTGGTCCATTAAAGTTTGTTATGTGTATCGCTGGGGCTTTGGCTACAATTCcctttaatattgtaatagaaaatttagcTGTGATTTGGGGTGTATTGGGAAAGAAACATAAGTTCTATGTTGTAAATAAGGAGGTAAAGACACCAATTACAGTGTAA